The proteins below are encoded in one region of Desulfurella sp.:
- a CDS encoding DUF134 domain-containing protein: protein MRSRWRRRFIEYKPQVKCFKPCSMPFNELDVNVLLHDELEALRLADYEGLYQEECAQRMNISRTTFGRTIESARKKVADCLLNGKALVIEEGGDTNESSNTNQ, encoded by the coding sequence GTGAGGAGCCGTTGGCGCAGAAGGTTTATAGAATATAAACCTCAAGTTAAATGCTTTAAGCCATGTAGCATGCCTTTTAATGAATTAGATGTAAATGTGCTTTTGCACGATGAACTTGAAGCCCTAAGGCTTGCTGATTATGAAGGCTTATATCAGGAAGAATGCGCACAGCGTATGAATATTTCTCGCACTACATTTGGAAGAACAATAGAAAGTGCAAGAAAAAAGGTAGCAGATTGCCTATTAAATGGCAAAGCTTTAGTTATTGAAGAAGGAGGTGATACTAATGAGAGTAGCAATACCAACCAGTGA